The Perca fluviatilis chromosome 2, GENO_Pfluv_1.0, whole genome shotgun sequence genome includes a region encoding these proteins:
- the LOC120574316 gene encoding scavenger receptor cysteine-rich type 1 protein M130-like isoform X2, protein MGRVLVLFMLLWNSGFLPGFQTEGKDIDDIRLLGGSSRCSGVLQVKRQGEWAEVDDREWDLKLADVVCRHLDCGSVVQALSKRHSFSDPYSSITSSCLESGPRLKKCLTKRSRTWPTSLEIICSDSVRLVNGTSLCSGRLEVKSNQSTQSWSSVCEDDFDLQDAEVVCRELGCGAPLVLQGALYGDMEAPVWTKEFQCRGHESTLLDCDSSDRNICSSGKAVGLTCSEPDNFQLARGSSRCAGELEMKKHGEWRKVDATYNAWNLQAADVVCRHLDCGSAVSTGRKESKQYGGIWRIRSTCLQSKSAVRECILTKYSLSLSNLEIICSDSVRLVNGNSLCSGRLEVKSNKSTQSWSSVCEDDFDLQDAEVVCRELGCRAPSVLQGALYGDMEAPVWTKEFQCRGHESALLDCDSSDRNTCSSGKAVGLTCSGWKKRKFYTGIWWISSTCLQSKSAVSDCKLAKSYTSQSNLEIICSDSVRLVNRTSLCSGRLEVKSNQSTQSWSSVCEDDFDLQDAEVVCRELGCGAPLVLQGALYGDLEAPVWTKEFQCRGHESALLDCDSSDRNTCSSGKAVGLTCSEPVRLSGRASNCAGTPEMKQQGQWRPVIAFNYEWVQKLSSAVCKRLDCGSAVSTNMSSSRKTPVWEINHSCVQSDWLVRECLSLTSSLKSPTNLEVVCSVMGFLRPRSRGCECSWAPTSPSAAPSCHSTQEAPSSSSSTPPTQNRRPTPCQLSITQPTSCSLLQTPPTEGSTAVFITSTFSPITSLLRAARSISLLQASRGQTLRREDNMEVHYLCGADDLLGEEAGGAQGSE, encoded by the exons ATGGGTCGTGTACTGGTGCTGTTCATGTTGCTCTGGAACTCAG gattcCTCCCAGGTTTCCAGACAGAGGGAAAAG ATATTGATGATATCCGGTTATTGGGAGGATCCAGCCGCTGTTCTGGTGTGCTACAGGTGAAGCGGCAGGGAGAGTGGGCAGAAGTGGATGACCGTGAATGGGACCTGAAGTTAGCAGATGTAGTTTGCAGACATCTGGACTGTGGCTCTGTGGTTCAAGCTTTATCAAAAAGACATTCATTCTCAGACCCTTATAGCAGCATCACATCTTCCTGTCTTGAGTCTGGACCTAGACTGAAGAaatgtttaacaaaaaggtccCGGACTTGGCCTACCAGTTTGGAGATCATCTGCTCAG aCTCTGTCAGGCTGGTGAATGGGACCAGTCTGTGTTCAGGCAGACTGGAGGTGAAGTCTAACCAGTCTACCCAGTCgtggtcctcagtgtgtgaagatGACTTTGACCTGCAGGATGCAGAGGTGGTCTGCAGGGAGCTTGGCTGTGGGGCTCCTTTAGTCCTCCAGGGGGCGCTCTATGGAGACATGGaggctccagtgtggaccaaagAGTTCCAGTGTAGAGGCCATGAGTCTACTCTGCTGGACTGTGACAGCTCAGATAGAAACATCTGCTCTTCTGGCAAAGCTGTTGgactcacctgctcag AGCCTGATAATTTCCAGTTGGCGAGAGGATCCAGTCGCTGTGCCGGTGAACTAGAGATGAAAAAACACGGAGAGTGGCGTAAAGTGGATGCTACATATAATGCCTGGAATCTACAGGCAGCAGATGTAGTGTGTAGACATCTTGACTGCGGCTCTGCTGTTTCAACAGGGAGGAAAGAGAGCAAGCAGTACGGAGGAATATGGAGGATTAGATCAACTTGCCTTCAATCCAAGTCTGCAGTTAGGGAGTGTATATTAACAAAGTATTCCCTTTCCCTTTCCAACCTGGAGATCATCTGCTCAG aCTCTGTCAGGCTGGTGAATGGGAATAGTCTGTGTTCAGGCAGACTGGAGGTGAAGTCTAACAAGTCTACCCAGTCatggtcctcagtgtgtgaagatGACTTTGACCTGCAGGATGCAGAGGTGGTCTGCAGGGAGCTTGGCTGCAGGGCTCCTTCAGTCCTCCAGGGGGCGCTCTATGGAGACATGGaggctccagtgtggaccaaagAGTTCCAGTGTAGAGGCCATGAGTCTGCTCTGCTGGACTGTGACAGCTCAGATAGAAACACCTGCTCTTCTGGCAAAGCTGTTGgactcacctgctcag GGTGGAAAAAGAGGAAGTTCTACACAGGAATATGGTGGATTAGCTCAACTTGTCTTCAATCCAAGTCTGCAGTTAGCGACTGTAAATTAGCAAAGTCTTACACTTCCCAGTCCAACCTGGAGATCATCTGCTCAG ACTCTGTCAGGCTGGTGAATAGGACTAGTCTGTGTTCAGGCAGACTGGAGGTGAAGTCTAACCAGTCTACCCAGTCatggtcctcagtgtgtgaagatGACTTTGACCTGCAGGATGCAGAGGTGGTCTGCAGGGAGCTTGGCTGTGGGGCTCCTTTAGTCCTCCAGGGGGCGCTCTATGGAGACCTGGaggctccagtgtggaccaaagAGTTCCAGTGTAGAGGCCATGAGTCTGCTCTGCTGGACTGTGACAGCTCAGATAGAAACACCTGCTCTTCTGGCAAAGCTGTTGgactcacctgctcag AGCCTGTCAGATTGTCTGGAAGAGCCAGTAACTGTGCTGGTACGCCAGAGATGAAACAACAGGGACAGTGGAGACCAGTGATTGCATTTAATTACGAATGGGTCCAGAAGTTATCATCTGCAGTGTGTAAACGGCTGGACTGTGGTTCTGCTGTTTCCACAAACATGAGCAGCTCTagaaaaacacctgtgtgggagATCAATCATTCTTGTGTTCagtctgattggctagtacggGAGTGTTTATCGTTAACAAGTTCCTTGAAAAGCCCCACGAACCTGGAGGTGGTCTGCTCAG TGATGGGGTTTCTGAGGCCACGCAGCAGGGGTTGCGAGTGCTCATGGGCTCCGACTTCACCATCAGCTGCTCCATCCTGCCACAGTACCCAGGAGGCTCCTTCCAGCTCATCTTCAACACCTCCGACCCAGAACAGAAGACCTACACCCTGCCAGCTGTCAATCACTCAGCCCACTTCCTGTTCTCTGCTGCAGACTCCACCCACCGAGGGGAGTACCGCTGTGTTTATCACCTCAACGTTTTCTCCCATAACTTCTCTTCTGAGAGCCGCCCGCTCCATCTCACTCTTGCAG GCCAGCAGAGGGCAGACGCTAAGAAGAGAGGACAACATGGAGGTTCATTACCTCTGTGGTGCTGATGACTTGCTGGGTGAAGAGGCAGGAGGAGCGCAGGGCTCAGAGTAG
- the LOC120574316 gene encoding scavenger receptor cysteine-rich type 1 protein M130-like isoform X1: MGRVLVLFMLLWNSGFLPGFQTEGKDIDDIRLLGGSSRCSGVLQVKRQGEWAEVDDREWDLKLADVVCRHLDCGSVVQALSKRHSFSDPYSSITSSCLESGPRLKKCLTKRSRTWPTSLEIICSDSVRLVNGTSLCSGRLEVKSNQSTQSWSSVCEDDFDLQDAEVVCRELGCGAPLVLQGALYGDMEAPVWTKEFQCRGHESTLLDCDSSDRNICSSGKAVGLTCSEPDNFQLARGSSRCAGELEMKKHGEWRKVDATYNAWNLQAADVVCRHLDCGSAVSTGRKESKQYGGIWRIRSTCLQSKSAVRECILTKYSLSLSNLEIICSDSVRLVNGNSLCSGRLEVKSNKSTQSWSSVCEDDFDLQDAEVVCRELGCRAPSVLQGALYGDMEAPVWTKEFQCRGHESALLDCDSSDRNTCSSGKAVGLTCSEPDNLRLARGSSRCAGGLEIKKEGKWRKVDVKDSAWNLKAADVVCRHLDCGSVVSTGWKKRKFYTGIWWISSTCLQSKSAVSDCKLAKSYTSQSNLEIICSDSVRLVNRTSLCSGRLEVKSNQSTQSWSSVCEDDFDLQDAEVVCRELGCGAPLVLQGALYGDLEAPVWTKEFQCRGHESALLDCDSSDRNTCSSGKAVGLTCSEPVRLSGRASNCAGTPEMKQQGQWRPVIAFNYEWVQKLSSAVCKRLDCGSAVSTNMSSSRKTPVWEINHSCVQSDWLVRECLSLTSSLKSPTNLEVVCSVMGFLRPRSRGCECSWAPTSPSAAPSCHSTQEAPSSSSSTPPTQNRRPTPCQLSITQPTSCSLLQTPPTEGSTAVFITSTFSPITSLLRAARSISLLQASRGQTLRREDNMEVHYLCGADDLLGEEAGGAQGSE; encoded by the exons ATGGGTCGTGTACTGGTGCTGTTCATGTTGCTCTGGAACTCAG gattcCTCCCAGGTTTCCAGACAGAGGGAAAAG ATATTGATGATATCCGGTTATTGGGAGGATCCAGCCGCTGTTCTGGTGTGCTACAGGTGAAGCGGCAGGGAGAGTGGGCAGAAGTGGATGACCGTGAATGGGACCTGAAGTTAGCAGATGTAGTTTGCAGACATCTGGACTGTGGCTCTGTGGTTCAAGCTTTATCAAAAAGACATTCATTCTCAGACCCTTATAGCAGCATCACATCTTCCTGTCTTGAGTCTGGACCTAGACTGAAGAaatgtttaacaaaaaggtccCGGACTTGGCCTACCAGTTTGGAGATCATCTGCTCAG aCTCTGTCAGGCTGGTGAATGGGACCAGTCTGTGTTCAGGCAGACTGGAGGTGAAGTCTAACCAGTCTACCCAGTCgtggtcctcagtgtgtgaagatGACTTTGACCTGCAGGATGCAGAGGTGGTCTGCAGGGAGCTTGGCTGTGGGGCTCCTTTAGTCCTCCAGGGGGCGCTCTATGGAGACATGGaggctccagtgtggaccaaagAGTTCCAGTGTAGAGGCCATGAGTCTACTCTGCTGGACTGTGACAGCTCAGATAGAAACATCTGCTCTTCTGGCAAAGCTGTTGgactcacctgctcag AGCCTGATAATTTCCAGTTGGCGAGAGGATCCAGTCGCTGTGCCGGTGAACTAGAGATGAAAAAACACGGAGAGTGGCGTAAAGTGGATGCTACATATAATGCCTGGAATCTACAGGCAGCAGATGTAGTGTGTAGACATCTTGACTGCGGCTCTGCTGTTTCAACAGGGAGGAAAGAGAGCAAGCAGTACGGAGGAATATGGAGGATTAGATCAACTTGCCTTCAATCCAAGTCTGCAGTTAGGGAGTGTATATTAACAAAGTATTCCCTTTCCCTTTCCAACCTGGAGATCATCTGCTCAG aCTCTGTCAGGCTGGTGAATGGGAATAGTCTGTGTTCAGGCAGACTGGAGGTGAAGTCTAACAAGTCTACCCAGTCatggtcctcagtgtgtgaagatGACTTTGACCTGCAGGATGCAGAGGTGGTCTGCAGGGAGCTTGGCTGCAGGGCTCCTTCAGTCCTCCAGGGGGCGCTCTATGGAGACATGGaggctccagtgtggaccaaagAGTTCCAGTGTAGAGGCCATGAGTCTGCTCTGCTGGACTGTGACAGCTCAGATAGAAACACCTGCTCTTCTGGCAAAGCTGTTGgactcacctgctcag AGCCCGATAATTTACGGTTGGCGAGAGGATCCAGTCGCTGTGCCGGTGGACTGGAgataaagaaagagggaaagtgGCGTAAAGTGGATGTTAAAGATTCTGCCTGGAATCTAAAGGCAGCAGATGTAGTGTGTAGACATCTTGACTGTGGCTCTGTTGTTTCAACAGGGTGGAAAAAGAGGAAGTTCTACACAGGAATATGGTGGATTAGCTCAACTTGTCTTCAATCCAAGTCTGCAGTTAGCGACTGTAAATTAGCAAAGTCTTACACTTCCCAGTCCAACCTGGAGATCATCTGCTCAG ACTCTGTCAGGCTGGTGAATAGGACTAGTCTGTGTTCAGGCAGACTGGAGGTGAAGTCTAACCAGTCTACCCAGTCatggtcctcagtgtgtgaagatGACTTTGACCTGCAGGATGCAGAGGTGGTCTGCAGGGAGCTTGGCTGTGGGGCTCCTTTAGTCCTCCAGGGGGCGCTCTATGGAGACCTGGaggctccagtgtggaccaaagAGTTCCAGTGTAGAGGCCATGAGTCTGCTCTGCTGGACTGTGACAGCTCAGATAGAAACACCTGCTCTTCTGGCAAAGCTGTTGgactcacctgctcag AGCCTGTCAGATTGTCTGGAAGAGCCAGTAACTGTGCTGGTACGCCAGAGATGAAACAACAGGGACAGTGGAGACCAGTGATTGCATTTAATTACGAATGGGTCCAGAAGTTATCATCTGCAGTGTGTAAACGGCTGGACTGTGGTTCTGCTGTTTCCACAAACATGAGCAGCTCTagaaaaacacctgtgtgggagATCAATCATTCTTGTGTTCagtctgattggctagtacggGAGTGTTTATCGTTAACAAGTTCCTTGAAAAGCCCCACGAACCTGGAGGTGGTCTGCTCAG TGATGGGGTTTCTGAGGCCACGCAGCAGGGGTTGCGAGTGCTCATGGGCTCCGACTTCACCATCAGCTGCTCCATCCTGCCACAGTACCCAGGAGGCTCCTTCCAGCTCATCTTCAACACCTCCGACCCAGAACAGAAGACCTACACCCTGCCAGCTGTCAATCACTCAGCCCACTTCCTGTTCTCTGCTGCAGACTCCACCCACCGAGGGGAGTACCGCTGTGTTTATCACCTCAACGTTTTCTCCCATAACTTCTCTTCTGAGAGCCGCCCGCTCCATCTCACTCTTGCAG GCCAGCAGAGGGCAGACGCTAAGAAGAGAGGACAACATGGAGGTTCATTACCTCTGTGGTGCTGATGACTTGCTGGGTGAAGAGGCAGGAGGAGCGCAGGGCTCAGAGTAG